One Malus domestica chromosome 11, GDT2T_hap1 genomic region harbors:
- the LOC139189553 gene encoding uncharacterized protein — protein sequence MEHGYFLLFGGTVVEIYDDKSLSNLVTKVEVKNRSFPLVLKYLEEVARKASVTGSMNYGTRGCAFGKHRKDPFEVGKAWRATKPLELIHTDVCVWVYFMRFKSEVFTIFKKFKTMVELQSGYQIKRLRSDREFEYTSHEFNAFCEDVGLEKQLTVAYSPQQNGIAERKNKTIIEMAKSMMHEKNMSYTFWGEAVNTSVYLLNRCPTKALDKKTLFEVFSVRKPFVKHLKVFGSVCYTLIKPFVKHLRVFGSVCYTLIPHQLRHKLEKSSNKDVFVGYGTSEKGYIVYNVLTQKIILLRDVIFDEDSMWNWETRKNPSEATLYTKTESNNKTLIVSIYMDDVVYTRNDAAMIEEFKEEMMKRKYAETLLEKFGLKGCKPVSTPLIANEKLKKDNESEFADASLYKSIVGSLLYLTITRPNLMFSASLLFRFMQNPSKIHMGTAKRVLRYVQGTLDYGIKYEMGKLTILIGFCDNGWGGSEDDSRNTSGYAFTFGS from the exons atggagcatggGTATTTCCTACTCTTTGGGGGAACTGTGGTTGAGATCTATGATGACAAATCCCTATCAAATTTGGTGACCAAAGTGGAAGTGAAAAACAGAAGCTTTCCACTTGTGTTGAAGTACTTAGAAGAAGTGGCAAGGAAAGCAAGTGTGACAGGTTCTATGAACTATGGCACAAGAG GATGTGCATTTGGGAAGCATCGCAAGGATCCATTTGAAGTTGGCAAGGCTTGGAGGGCAACAAAGCCACTCGAATTGATTCACACAGATGT ATGTGTGTGGGTGTATTTCATGAGGTTCAAGTCTGAGGTATTCACAATATTCAAAAAGTTCAAGACAATGGTGGAATTGCAAAGTGGATACCAAATCAAAAGACTGAGAAGTGATAGGGAATTTGAGTACACCTCACATGAGTTTAATGCATTCTGTGAAGATGTGGGGTTGGAGAAGCAACTCACTGTGGCATATTCACCACAACAGAATGGGATTGCAGAAAGGAAGAATAAGACTATAATCGAAATGGCTAAGTCTATGATGCATGAGAAAAACATGTCTTATACAttctggggtgaagctgtgAACACCTCAGTGTACCTATTGAATAGGTGCCCTACTAAAGCACTGGACAAGAAGACACTATTCGAAGTGTTCAGTGTAAGGAAGCCCTTTGTGAAGCACCTGAAAGTGTTTGGCTCAGTGTGTTACACTCTCATCAAGCCCTTTGTGAAGCACCTGAGAGTGTTTGGCTCAGTGTGTTACACTCTCATCCCTCACCAACTAAGGCACAAGTTGGAGAAATCAAGTAACAAGGATGTTTTTGTAGGCTATGGTACCAGTGAGAAAGGGTACATAGTTTATAATGTGTTAACTCAGAAGATAATCCTATTAAGGgatgttatctttgatgaaGACTCAATGTGGAACTGGGAAACAAGG AAAAATCCTAGTGAAGCTACACTCTACACCAAGACAGAAAGCAACAACAAGACACTCATTGTCTCAATCTATATGGATGATGTTGTCTACACTAGAAATGATGCTGCAATGATTGAAGAGTTCAAAGAAGAAATGATGAAGAG gAAGTATGCTGAAACCTTACTTGAAAAGTTTGGTTTGAAGGGTTGCAAACCGGTCTCTACACCTCTAATTGCAAATGAGAAACTTAAGAAGGATAATGAAAGTGAATTTGCAGATGCTAGTCTCTACAAGAGCATTGTTGGCAGTCTATTGTACTTAACTATAACGAGGCCAAATCTAATGTTCTCAGCAAGCTTACTTTTTAGGTTTATGCAGAATCCTAGCAAGATACATATGGGCACAGCTAAGAGAGTGCTGAGATATGTGCAAGGAACACTAGATTATGGGATCAAGTATGAAATGGGGAAGTTAACTATCCTAATTGGATTTTGTGACAATGGCTGGGGTGGCAGTGAAGATGATAGCAGAAACACATCGGGCTATGCTTTCACCTTTGGTTCATAG
- the LOC103448943 gene encoding 3'-5' exonuclease-like, whose amino-acid sequence MRVQRDFCRRDETLRFGFHFSKPNPQRRSTGGLLLLLSLSLCRMAISIVDYELPYDTHNEYDVTFYGDRIHTMLTNSPAMVESWLSTVTLANPNHRIVGLDVEWRPNFSRNSDNPIATLQLCTGPNYAGSLQIPPGTVLPGVCLDPNCLIFQVIHSESIPQSLSNFLANPAFTFVGVGIESDCEKLLLDYELRVANAVDLRGFAARRLGFPDLRNAGLKRLASAVLGKELQKPKRVTMSRWDSQWLTYDQIQYAAVDAFISYEIARQLNLRGA is encoded by the coding sequence ATGCGGGTCCAGCGGGATTTCTGTCGACGAGATGAAACGCTGCGTTTCGGTTTTCACTTTTCCAAACCAAATCCCCAGAGGAGGTCAACAGgcggtcttcttcttcttctctctctctctctgtgcagGATGGCGATCAGCATAGTGGACTACGAGCTACCGTACGACACCCACAACGAGTACGACGTGACGTTTTACGGCGACAGAATCCACACCATGCTCACCAACAGCCCCGCCATGGTGGAATCCTGGCTCTCCACCGTCACCCTCGCCAACCCCAACCACCGCATCGTCGGCCTTGACGTCGAGTGGCGCCCTAACTTCAGCCGCAACTCTGACAACCCGATCGCCACCCTGCAGCTCTGCACAGGCCCCAACTACGCTGGCTCCCTCCAAATCCCGCCCGGCACTGTGCTTCCCGGCGTCTGCTTGGACCCCAATTGCCTCATCTTCCAGGTCATACACTCAGAATCGATTCCCCAGTCCCTATCCAACTTCCTCGCCAATCCCGCCTTCACGTTCGTCGGCGTCGGGATCGAGAGCGATTGTGAGAAGCTACTTTTGGACTACGAGCTGCGGGTCGCCAATGCGGTCGATCTTCGGGGTTTCGCGGCGCGTAGGTTGGGGTTTCCGGACCTGAGGAACGCCGGGTTGAAGCGGTTGGCGAGCGCAGTGCTGGGGAAGGAGCTGCAGAAGCCGAAGAGGGTGACGATGAGCAGGTGGGACAGTCAGTGGCTTACTTATGATCAGATTCAGTATGCTGCTGTTGATGCTTTCATTTCTTATGAGATTGCTAGGCAATTGAATCTTAGGGGTGCTTAG